In the Pseudochaenichthys georgianus unplaced genomic scaffold, fPseGeo1.2 scaffold_570_arrow_ctg1, whole genome shotgun sequence genome, one interval contains:
- the LOC117443261 gene encoding tripartite motif-containing protein 16-like: MKWRPTAVLRAGQSFTPRPVLLKNTMLAALVEELKKTGLPAAPADLCYAGADDVACDVCTGRKLRACKFLSAVWWPPYCDQHLQPHYDAAPLKKHKLVEPSKELQENICSRHDEVKKLFCRTDQQSICYSLLCGRTQGHDTVSAATERTERQRELEGSRLNIQQRIQDGEKEVKRLQREVEAVNGSADKAVEDSEETFTELIRLVQKRSSDVKQQLRSQQEREVSGVRELQEKLEQEISELKRRDAELELLSHTEDHNQFLLSYPSPSSLPAPLSEATHSSSTNIRPLSYFEDVTAALSALRDKLQDVLREEWTHVSPTEVDVLLSAAEPASRAGFFTCSQEITLDPNTADTQLLLSEGSRKATFMKQQQSYSSHPDRFTNYAQVLSRESLTGRCYWEVEWRGGTVRVAVAYKNISRAGDAFGNTDKSWALICSQNSYSFRYNRILTSVSGPLSSRVGVYLDHRAGVLSFYSVSETTTLLHRVQTTFTQPLHAGVWLYAYGDTAEFCKLK, from the coding sequence ATGAAATGGAGACCCACAGCTGTCCTCAGGGCAGGGCAGAGCTTCACACCGAGGCCTGTGCTGCTGAAGAACACCATGCTAGCAGCTTTAGTGGAGGAGCTGAAGAAGACTGGACTCCCAGCTGCTCCTGCTGACCTCTGCTATGCTGGAGCTGACGACGTGGCCTGTGATGTCTGCACTGGGAGGAAGCTGAGAGCCTGTAAGTTCCTGTCTGCAGTGTGGTGGCCTCCTTACTGTGACCAACACCTCCAGCCTCATTATGACGCAGCTCCATTAAAGAAACACAAGCTGGTGGAGCCCTCCAAGGAGCTCCAGGAGAACATCTGCTCTCGTCACGACGAGGTGAAGAAGCTGTTCTGCCGCACTGATCAGCAGAGCATCTGTTATAGTCTGCTCTGTGGACGAACACAAGGCCACGACACGGTGTCAGCGGCAACAGAGAggactgagaggcagagagagctaGAGGGGAGTCGACTGAACATCCAGCAGAGGATCCAGGACGGAGAGAAGGAGGTGAAGCGGCTTCAGCGGGAGGTGGAGGCCGTCAACGGCTCTGCTGACAAAGCAGTGGAGGACAGCGAGGAGACGTTCACTGAGCTGATCCGTCTCGTGCAGAAGAGAAGCTCTGACGTGAAGCAGCAGCTCAGATCCCAGCAGGAGAGAGAAGTGAGTGGAGTCAGAGAGCTCCAGGAGAAGCTGGAGCAGGAGATCTCTGAGCTGAAgaggagagacgctgagctggagCTGCTGTCTCACACAGAGGACCACAACCAGTTCCTGCTCAGctacccctccccctcctcactgCCAGCCCCCCTCAGTGAAGCTACACACTCCTCCAGCACCAACATCCGTCCTCTGAGCTACTTTGAGGACGTGACGGCGGCCCTGTCAGCACTCAGAGACAAACTACAGGACGTCCTGCGAGAGGAGTGGACACACGTCTCACCGACTGAAGTGGATGTTTTACTGTCAGCAGCAGAGCCCGCCTCCAGAGCTGGGTTCTTCACATGTTCACAGGAGATCACTCTGGATCCAAACACGGCAGACACACAGCTGTTATTATCTGAGGGGAGCAGAAAAGCAACATTCATGAAACAACAACAGTCTTATTCCAGTCACCCAGACAGGTTCACTAATTATGCTCAGGTCCTGAGTAGAGAGAGTCTGACTGGACGTTGTTACTGGGAGGTGGAGTGGAGAGGGGGAACAGTTCGTGTTGCAGTCGCATACAAGAATATCAGCAGAGCAGGGGATGCATTTGGAAACACTGACAAATCTTGGGCGTTAATTTGTAGCCAAAACAGTTATTCCTTTCGTTACAACAGAATCCTCACTTCCGTCTCAGGTCCTCTGTCCTCCAGAGTAGGAGTGTACCTGGATCACAGAGCAGGTGTTCTGTCCTTCTACAGCGTCTCTGAAACCACgactctcctccacagagtGCAGACCACGTTCACTCAGCCGCTGCATGCTGGGGTTTGGCTTTATGCATATGGAGACACTGCtgagttttgtaaactgaaatAG